One Falsarthrobacter nasiphocae DNA segment encodes these proteins:
- a CDS encoding 2'-5' RNA ligase family protein codes for MGQESARREGGAPEQGLPASSAAQAQGHAHLAVPNAGAGCRPAVTVGVVISLPERLTERIRAIKCAYPGPEAGIPPHITLVSLAACWHEWADVERHVRAVAARHEPFRVELGPAQTFLPVSPVTYLSVTRGQDALQDLAEEMRSGPLAFEPAFPFVPHVTLLHPGTETQLRDLAAAHSDFADAFTVTSIGLYQQLPDARWAHREEIPLATNSQAAQR; via the coding sequence ATGGGTCAGGAGAGCGCGCGCCGCGAGGGTGGGGCCCCGGAACAGGGGCTCCCCGCGTCGAGCGCTGCCCAGGCCCAGGGGCACGCCCACCTCGCCGTGCCGAACGCTGGGGCGGGGTGCCGCCCGGCGGTGACCGTCGGCGTCGTCATCTCCCTGCCCGAGCGCCTCACGGAGCGAATCCGCGCGATCAAGTGCGCCTACCCGGGCCCCGAGGCGGGCATCCCGCCGCACATCACCCTCGTCTCGCTCGCCGCGTGCTGGCACGAATGGGCTGACGTGGAGCGGCACGTCCGGGCCGTGGCTGCGCGGCACGAGCCGTTCCGCGTGGAGCTCGGGCCCGCCCAGACGTTCCTGCCAGTCTCCCCGGTCACCTACCTGTCCGTGACGCGGGGGCAGGACGCGCTGCAGGACCTTGCCGAGGAGATGCGATCGGGGCCGCTCGCGTTCGAGCCGGCCTTCCCGTTCGTGCCCCACGTGACCCTCCTCCACCCTGGCACGGAGACACAGCTCAGGGACCTGGCCGCGGCACACTCAGACTTCGCCGACGCGTTCACAGTGACTAGCATTGGTCTGTACCAGCAACTCCCCGACGCCCGTTGGGCCCATCGAGAAGAGATCCCCCTTGCCACGAACTCGCAGGCTGCGCAGCGATAG
- the trpS gene encoding tryptophan--tRNA ligase — protein sequence MNQKPRVLSGMQPSADSLHLGNYLGALKPWVASQESQENFFFIPDLHALTSSFDPATLAQRTRTTAAQYIAGGISPEKTVLFVQSHVPEHAELMWVLSTQTGFGEASRMTQFKDKTAKGGTEAANVGLFTYPILMAADILLYQPDRVPVGDDQKQHVELTRDLAQRFNHRFGEVFKVPEPSIPVTGARIYDLQNPTSKMSKSAPSPAGRIDILDEDAVIAKRIKSAVTDAGSEIRFDREEKPGVSSLLDILSTVTGTPLPALEEQFAGKMYGHLKVAVAEAVVAEVGPVRERAKELLADPAEMDRILAQGRDRARATATETLDAVYSAVGLLRRG from the coding sequence ATGAACCAGAAGCCTCGCGTCCTCTCCGGCATGCAGCCGAGTGCTGACTCGCTGCACCTCGGCAACTACCTCGGCGCCCTCAAGCCGTGGGTGGCCAGCCAGGAGAGCCAGGAGAACTTCTTCTTCATCCCGGACCTGCACGCACTGACGTCGTCGTTTGACCCGGCCACGCTCGCGCAGCGCACCCGCACCACGGCGGCGCAGTACATTGCGGGCGGCATCTCGCCGGAGAAGACCGTCCTCTTCGTGCAGTCCCACGTCCCGGAGCACGCCGAGCTCATGTGGGTCCTCTCCACGCAGACGGGCTTCGGCGAGGCGTCCCGCATGACCCAGTTCAAGGACAAGACGGCCAAGGGCGGAACCGAGGCGGCCAACGTGGGCCTGTTCACCTACCCGATCCTCATGGCCGCCGACATCCTGCTCTACCAGCCGGACCGGGTCCCGGTCGGGGATGACCAGAAGCAGCACGTCGAGCTGACACGGGATCTCGCGCAGCGCTTCAACCACCGCTTCGGCGAGGTGTTCAAGGTCCCCGAGCCGTCCATCCCCGTGACGGGCGCCCGGATCTACGACCTCCAGAACCCCACGTCCAAGATGTCCAAGTCCGCGCCCAGCCCGGCCGGCCGGATCGACATTCTCGACGAGGACGCGGTCATCGCCAAGCGCATCAAGTCCGCCGTGACGGACGCCGGGTCCGAGATCCGCTTTGACCGCGAGGAGAAGCCCGGCGTCTCGTCCCTCCTCGACATCCTCTCCACGGTCACGGGCACCCCCCTCCCGGCGCTCGAGGAGCAGTTCGCGGGCAAGATGTACGGGCACCTCAAGGTGGCGGTGGCCGAAGCCGTGGTCGCCGAGGTCGGGCCCGTGCGCGAGCGCGCCAAAGAGCTTCTCGCGGACCCGGCCGAGATGGACCGCATCCTCGCCCAGGGCCGGGACCGCGCCCGCGCCACAGCCACAGAGACCCTCGACGCCGTCTACTCGGCCGTCGGCCTCCTGCGCCGGGGCTAG
- a CDS encoding exodeoxyribonuclease III, which yields MPKDAGALRIASVNVNGLRAAWRKGMPYWLENRDVDILALQEVRAPDSIVREYLADGWHILHAEAQDKGRAGVAILSRTEPTATRVGVGDSYFDASGRWVEADFTVGGQTLTVVSAYVHSGEVDTPKQVDKYRFLDAMVARLPELAADADNALVVGDLNVGHTELDIKNWRANRKKAGFLPEERAYFDRFFGELGYHDVVRRLAGDVEGPYTWWSQRGQAFDNNVGWRIDYHMASADLADRALRFAVDRGARWDTRFTDHAPLVVDYRF from the coding sequence CTGCCGAAGGACGCGGGTGCCCTGCGCATCGCGAGCGTCAACGTCAACGGGCTCCGGGCCGCGTGGCGCAAGGGCATGCCGTACTGGCTTGAGAACCGTGACGTGGACATCCTTGCCCTGCAGGAGGTCCGCGCGCCGGACTCGATCGTCCGCGAGTACCTCGCCGACGGCTGGCACATCCTCCACGCGGAGGCCCAGGACAAGGGGCGCGCCGGCGTCGCCATCCTGTCCCGCACGGAGCCCACGGCCACGCGCGTGGGCGTGGGGGACTCCTACTTCGACGCCTCGGGGCGCTGGGTCGAGGCCGACTTCACGGTGGGCGGGCAGACCCTCACCGTGGTGAGCGCCTACGTCCACTCGGGCGAGGTCGACACCCCCAAGCAGGTGGACAAGTACCGCTTCCTCGACGCCATGGTCGCGCGCCTTCCGGAGCTCGCGGCCGACGCGGACAACGCGCTCGTCGTCGGAGACCTCAACGTGGGCCACACCGAGCTCGACATCAAGAACTGGCGCGCCAACCGCAAGAAGGCGGGCTTCCTCCCCGAGGAGCGCGCGTACTTCGACCGCTTCTTCGGCGAGCTCGGCTACCACGACGTCGTCCGCCGCCTCGCCGGGGACGTCGAGGGTCCCTACACGTGGTGGTCGCAGCGCGGCCAGGCGTTCGACAACAACGTCGGGTGGCGCATCGACTACCACATGGCGTCTGCCGACCTCGCGGACCGCGCCCTCCGCTTCGCCGTGGACCGCGGCGCCCGGTGGGACACGCGGTTCACCGACCACGCGCCCCTCGTCGTCGACTACCGATTCTGA
- a CDS encoding bifunctional methylenetetrahydrofolate dehydrogenase/methenyltetrahydrofolate cyclohydrolase: MRARILDGTKAATEIKADLAARVAVLAEAGLRPGLGTVLVGEDPASQKYVAAKHRDCQEVGINSIRCELPADITQEDLEAELKRLNEDPECHGYIVQLPLPAHLDTDRVLELVDPDKDADGLHPINLGRLVLNANRSITTPLPCTPRGVIDLLVRNGVDLGGKHVVVIGRGVTVGRPISLLLTRRDVNATVTLVHTGTRDVAEEVRRADVVVAAAGVAHMIRPDWVKPGAAVLDVGVSRTADPVTGRPRISGDVDPEVAEVAGWLSPNPGGVGPMTRALLLTNVVETAERALASQRAGAGDTDDDAPAQTSPNAQTKDA, from the coding sequence GTGCGCGCGCGCATTCTTGACGGGACCAAGGCCGCAACTGAGATCAAGGCTGACCTGGCGGCCCGTGTGGCGGTGCTCGCAGAGGCGGGGCTGCGCCCGGGCCTGGGCACGGTGCTCGTGGGGGAGGACCCTGCGAGCCAGAAGTACGTGGCCGCGAAGCACAGGGACTGCCAAGAGGTGGGCATCAACTCCATCCGCTGCGAACTGCCCGCCGACATCACCCAGGAGGACCTCGAGGCCGAGCTCAAGCGCCTCAACGAGGACCCGGAGTGCCACGGGTACATCGTGCAGCTGCCGTTGCCCGCGCACTTGGACACGGACCGCGTCCTGGAGCTCGTGGACCCGGACAAGGACGCGGACGGGCTCCACCCGATCAACCTCGGTCGGCTCGTCCTCAACGCCAACCGGTCCATCACCACGCCTCTGCCGTGCACCCCGCGCGGCGTCATCGACCTTCTCGTGCGCAACGGGGTGGATCTCGGCGGCAAGCACGTCGTCGTCATTGGGCGGGGGGTGACCGTGGGCCGCCCGATCTCCCTCCTGCTCACGCGCCGCGACGTCAACGCGACCGTGACGCTGGTCCACACCGGAACGCGGGATGTCGCGGAGGAGGTCCGCCGCGCGGACGTCGTCGTGGCCGCTGCAGGCGTGGCTCACATGATCCGTCCGGATTGGGTCAAGCCGGGCGCCGCCGTCCTCGACGTGGGCGTCTCCCGCACCGCTGACCCTGTGACGGGCCGCCCTCGCATCTCCGGCGACGTGGATCCCGAGGTCGCCGAGGTGGCGGGCTGGCTCTCGCCCAACCCCGGCGGCGTCGGTCCTATGACGCGGGCCCTCCTCCTGACGAACGTCGTGGAGACGGCGGAGCGGGCCCTCGCCTCCCAGCGCGCGGGCGCCGGGGATACGGACGACGACGCCCCCGCGCAGACTTCCCCGAATGCTCAGACGAAGGACGCCTAA
- the purU gene encoding formyltetrahydrofolate deformylase — MSMPPDPRFTITLTCPDRPGIVHGLTGDLVRAGCNVVESQQFSSPDTGAFFMRVTVDAPAGQTAEGLRAAVALSAGEFTMDLRIREDSARMRTLILGSTDEHCVNRLLFAQRAGSLPIDVAAVVSNHPGLSELATFYGVPFHHIPVTRETKPEAEAQLEALIAELDVELVVLARYMQIFSPQLAQSLAGRAINIHHSFLPSFKGARPYHQAHERGVKVIGATAHYVTDDLDEGPIIAQETIPVSHHHSAAQFVEMGREVEGRTLTQAVRWHAEHRILLDGKRTVVFH, encoded by the coding sequence ATGTCCATGCCTCCTGATCCCCGCTTCACCATCACGCTCACCTGCCCGGACCGCCCCGGGATCGTCCACGGGCTCACGGGCGACCTCGTCCGGGCCGGCTGCAACGTCGTCGAGTCGCAGCAGTTCTCCTCCCCCGACACCGGCGCGTTCTTCATGCGCGTCACGGTCGACGCGCCCGCGGGGCAGACCGCCGAGGGCCTCCGCGCCGCCGTCGCCCTCTCCGCCGGGGAGTTCACGATGGACCTGCGCATCCGGGAGGACAGCGCCCGCATGCGCACGCTCATCCTCGGCTCGACGGACGAGCACTGCGTCAACCGCCTCCTCTTCGCGCAGCGGGCCGGGTCCCTGCCGATCGACGTCGCGGCGGTCGTCTCCAACCACCCGGGTCTCTCGGAGCTCGCGACCTTCTACGGGGTGCCCTTCCACCACATCCCCGTGACCCGCGAGACGAAGCCGGAGGCGGAGGCGCAGCTCGAGGCGCTCATCGCCGAGCTGGACGTCGAGCTCGTCGTCCTCGCCCGCTACATGCAGATCTTCAGCCCCCAGCTCGCGCAGAGCCTCGCGGGCCGCGCCATCAACATCCACCACTCCTTCCTGCCGAGCTTCAAAGGAGCGCGGCCCTACCACCAGGCGCACGAGCGAGGCGTCAAGGTCATCGGCGCCACGGCCCACTACGTCACCGACGACCTCGACGAGGGGCCGATCATCGCCCAGGAGACCATCCCCGTCAGCCACCACCACTCCGCGGCGCAGTTCGTGGAGATGGGGCGCGAGGTCGAGGGGCGCACCCTCACCCAGGCCGTCCGCTGGCACGCCGAGCACCGTATCCTTCTCGATGGGAAGCGCACCGTCGTCTTCCACTGA
- a CDS encoding threonine/serine exporter family protein, with the protein MDTHSPEPTRPGAAQHGAATDDRTLLAYLAAAHTAGGAAAHEVEVDVVMAARGIGYPRAQVRSDPNGVWVALGPGEPATYENVEGGLRLDQSLRVAAVQHGLSTGGMTPAAALAALSALRTQRPRFPVLGMYLGGFAISFGIATLLQPSWHAVIFATAVSPVVVALMRLAGRGAIPSAVLPLLASFAVAVPAFWLARTGWLPSPLRSLLPPVAVLLPGALIVTGLSELVAGKMTAGASRLMYGSTVLLMFAVGIAAAAALLGVPPSEWTATRVDEIGPVLPFAGIALLSLGICLQESVPWRIAGLVFVVLTLTYIAQWVVLVVAAGPTWAAMLVGSIVASLLSWLAAAWRPTVPRLVLFLPSFWLLVPGSLGLLSMARLGVDPRDSWALVTTTTAAVVAIAVGLIVGTSTARGLTRLGARRHVERLRAARARRHAAAS; encoded by the coding sequence GTGGACACCCACTCGCCCGAGCCCACGCGCCCCGGCGCCGCCCAGCACGGCGCAGCCACGGACGACCGGACGCTCCTCGCCTATCTCGCCGCGGCCCACACGGCGGGCGGGGCCGCGGCCCACGAGGTCGAGGTGGACGTCGTCATGGCGGCGCGCGGCATCGGCTACCCGCGGGCCCAGGTCCGCAGCGACCCCAATGGCGTCTGGGTGGCGCTGGGCCCCGGTGAGCCGGCGACCTACGAGAACGTCGAGGGCGGCCTCCGCCTGGACCAGTCCCTGCGGGTGGCGGCCGTCCAGCACGGCCTCTCCACCGGCGGGATGACGCCCGCGGCGGCCCTCGCGGCCCTGTCCGCCCTGCGCACGCAGCGGCCCCGCTTCCCCGTGCTCGGCATGTATCTCGGGGGCTTCGCCATCTCCTTCGGCATCGCGACCCTCCTCCAGCCGTCCTGGCACGCGGTGATCTTCGCCACGGCGGTCAGCCCCGTCGTCGTCGCCCTCATGCGCCTGGCGGGCAGGGGCGCCATCCCGAGCGCCGTGCTTCCCCTTCTCGCGTCCTTCGCCGTGGCGGTGCCCGCGTTCTGGCTCGCGCGCACGGGCTGGCTGCCGTCCCCGCTGCGCAGCCTCCTGCCTCCCGTGGCTGTGCTGCTGCCCGGCGCGCTCATCGTCACGGGCCTGTCCGAGCTCGTGGCCGGGAAGATGACCGCGGGCGCCTCCCGGCTCATGTACGGCTCGACGGTGCTCCTGATGTTCGCGGTGGGCATCGCCGCCGCGGCCGCCCTCCTCGGCGTCCCCCCGTCCGAGTGGACGGCTACCAGGGTGGACGAGATCGGCCCCGTCCTGCCGTTCGCGGGCATCGCCCTGCTCTCGCTCGGAATCTGCCTCCAGGAGTCCGTGCCGTGGCGGATCGCGGGCCTCGTCTTCGTGGTCTTGACCCTCACGTACATCGCCCAGTGGGTGGTGCTCGTCGTGGCGGCGGGGCCCACGTGGGCGGCGATGCTCGTCGGGTCGATCGTCGCGAGCCTCCTCTCCTGGCTCGCGGCGGCATGGCGGCCCACCGTCCCCCGCCTCGTGCTCTTCCTCCCGAGCTTCTGGCTCCTGGTCCCCGGGTCCCTGGGGCTGCTGTCCATGGCTCGCCTGGGCGTGGATCCTCGGGACTCGTGGGCTCTGGTGACGACGACGACGGCCGCCGTCGTGGCCATCGCCGTGGGCCTCATCGTCGGCACGAGCACGGCGCGGGGCCTGACGCGGCTCGGCGCGCGCCGGCATGTGGAGCGCCTCCGGGCGGCCCGGGCCCGCCGCCACGCCGCCGCATCCTAG
- a CDS encoding pyruvate dehydrogenase: protein MNLAEQLVEQLVNVGVRRIYGIVGDSLNPIVDAVRKTGGSAQGGIDWIHVRHEEAAAFAAAADAQLTGELAVCAGSCGPGNLHLINGLYDANRSGAPVLAIASHIPSNQIGQDFFQATHPEKLFDECSVYSEMIMSADQSPRVVKAAISHALGRGGVAVVTLPGDIAGLDATKPTPVFTRPMAGVLAPSAEAVQAVAEAVNESKRIAVFAGAGLEGAHDELVRFADLVGAPVGHSLRGKEWVQYDNPFDVGMTGLLGYGAAAAGMEDADLLLLLGTDFPYDQFLPEGTRTVQVDRRPEVIGRRMTVDLPVQSDILPFLQALLPLVEKKKDTSFLKKTLKKHERLMTKSVGAYTRNAEKLIPIHPEYAASILDELAADDAIFTADTGMCNVWTARYITPNGRRRLIGSMLHGSMANAMPHAIGAQAAYPGRQVISVSGDGGLSMLLGDLTTPVTYNLPVKVMVFNNSTLGMVKLEMLVDQLPDFGVDVPDTHYANIAAAMGMKSERVTDPKDLRRAIGEFLSHDGPALLEVMTDPNALSLPPEITPEQVFGFATAMSKVVLNGGAGEAVAMAKSNLRNIPRW, encoded by the coding sequence ATGAATCTCGCAGAGCAGCTTGTTGAGCAGCTGGTCAACGTCGGCGTGCGCCGCATTTACGGCATCGTCGGCGACAGCCTCAATCCCATCGTCGACGCCGTCCGGAAGACCGGAGGCTCCGCCCAGGGCGGGATCGACTGGATCCACGTGCGCCACGAGGAGGCCGCCGCGTTCGCCGCCGCGGCTGACGCGCAGCTCACGGGCGAGCTCGCGGTCTGCGCGGGCTCCTGCGGCCCGGGCAACCTCCACCTCATCAACGGGCTCTACGACGCCAACCGCAGCGGCGCCCCCGTCCTGGCCATCGCGAGCCACATTCCGAGCAACCAGATCGGCCAGGACTTCTTCCAGGCGACGCACCCGGAGAAGCTCTTCGACGAGTGCTCCGTGTACTCCGAGATGATCATGTCCGCGGACCAGTCGCCTCGCGTGGTCAAGGCGGCGATCTCGCACGCGCTCGGGCGCGGAGGCGTCGCCGTCGTCACGCTCCCCGGAGACATTGCCGGGCTCGACGCCACGAAGCCGACCCCGGTGTTCACGCGGCCCATGGCCGGCGTGCTGGCCCCGTCCGCGGAGGCCGTCCAGGCCGTCGCCGAGGCCGTCAACGAGTCTAAGCGCATCGCCGTGTTCGCGGGCGCGGGCCTCGAGGGGGCGCACGACGAGCTCGTCCGCTTCGCTGACCTCGTGGGCGCTCCCGTGGGCCACTCGCTCCGCGGCAAGGAGTGGGTGCAGTACGACAACCCCTTCGACGTCGGCATGACCGGCCTGCTCGGCTACGGCGCCGCTGCGGCCGGGATGGAGGACGCGGACCTGCTCCTGCTCCTCGGCACGGACTTCCCGTACGACCAGTTCCTCCCGGAGGGCACCCGGACCGTCCAGGTGGACCGCCGCCCCGAGGTCATCGGGCGCCGCATGACGGTGGACCTGCCCGTTCAGTCGGACATCCTCCCGTTCCTCCAGGCCCTCCTGCCGCTCGTGGAGAAGAAGAAGGACACCTCCTTCCTCAAAAAGACGCTCAAGAAGCATGAGCGGCTCATGACGAAGTCGGTGGGCGCCTACACGCGCAATGCGGAGAAGCTCATCCCCATCCATCCCGAGTACGCGGCGTCCATCCTCGACGAGCTCGCGGCTGATGACGCGATCTTCACCGCGGACACGGGCATGTGCAACGTCTGGACGGCGCGCTACATCACGCCGAACGGCCGGCGCCGCCTCATCGGGTCCATGCTCCACGGCTCGATGGCCAACGCGATGCCGCACGCGATCGGCGCCCAGGCGGCGTACCCGGGCCGCCAGGTCATTTCGGTCAGCGGGGACGGCGGCCTGTCGATGCTGCTCGGCGACTTGACGACCCCGGTGACCTACAACCTGCCGGTCAAGGTCATGGTCTTCAACAACTCGACGCTCGGCATGGTCAAGCTCGAGATGCTCGTGGACCAGCTCCCGGACTTCGGCGTGGACGTGCCGGACACGCACTACGCGAACATCGCCGCGGCCATGGGCATGAAGTCCGAGCGGGTCACGGACCCCAAGGACCTCCGCCGCGCCATCGGCGAGTTCCTGAGCCACGACGGCCCGGCGCTGCTCGAGGTCATGACGGACCCGAACGCGCTCTCCCTGCCCCCGGAGATCACCCCGGAGCAGGTCTTCGGGTTCGCGACGGCCATGAGCAAGGTCGTGCTCAACGGCGGCGCCGGTGAGGCAGTGGCCATGGCGAAGTCCAACCTCCGCAACATCCCGCGCTGGTAG
- a CDS encoding alpha/beta hydrolase has product MKAWFDSWFTPLDVVDGPVPLTVLCLAGLATLLLVLRRRRRWWVVVLIVTALGGGLTWAAAWLIERYTSLADGPFPAEVFLAAWWAVAAVLLALVALVLGRWWRRILSPVAAALVVLAAAVQINAYYGLYLTGGDITGAGSAAVRPLPEAATRMHARVKEKQKSHGEAPVARTWKEPEGLPTKGLIYSVDIPGKASGFVARTGYVYLPPAYRAKNRPELPVLILLTGQPGNPNQWLGPGNIAKIMDSYASAHKGLAPVVVMPDVTGPDDTENMCMDTRIAKAGTYLSKDIPEWTRSTLAVDANPQRWAIAGFSFGGTCALQMATAHPQQFPSAIVMSGEKEPGIYADRNKTIAEAFGGDAAAFDAQTPLTLLRKNRYPNSAVYFAAGAADATYTGYMNATASAAKAAGMKVEMHSVPGVGHAWKVPNAVLPKALEWLSERLGLVEPRR; this is encoded by the coding sequence ATGAAAGCCTGGTTCGATTCCTGGTTCACGCCCCTGGACGTCGTCGACGGCCCCGTCCCCCTGACCGTCCTCTGCCTCGCGGGGCTCGCCACCCTCCTCCTCGTGCTGCGCCGACGGCGGCGCTGGTGGGTCGTTGTCCTCATCGTCACCGCGCTGGGCGGGGGCCTCACGTGGGCCGCGGCCTGGCTCATCGAGCGGTACACGAGCCTCGCGGACGGGCCCTTCCCGGCCGAGGTCTTCCTGGCTGCCTGGTGGGCTGTGGCGGCGGTCCTTCTGGCCCTCGTGGCCCTCGTCCTGGGCCGCTGGTGGCGGCGCATCCTCTCCCCCGTGGCCGCCGCGCTCGTCGTCCTCGCCGCGGCGGTCCAGATCAACGCCTACTACGGCCTCTACCTCACGGGCGGCGACATCACGGGCGCCGGAAGCGCCGCCGTCCGCCCTCTGCCGGAGGCGGCGACACGCATGCACGCGCGCGTCAAGGAGAAGCAGAAGTCCCATGGGGAGGCGCCCGTCGCCAGGACCTGGAAGGAGCCGGAGGGCCTGCCGACGAAGGGGCTCATCTACTCCGTGGACATTCCGGGCAAGGCGTCGGGGTTCGTGGCCCGCACGGGGTACGTCTACCTGCCGCCGGCCTACCGGGCCAAGAACCGCCCCGAGCTGCCGGTGCTCATCCTCCTCACCGGCCAGCCGGGCAACCCGAATCAGTGGCTGGGCCCCGGGAACATCGCCAAGATCATGGACTCGTACGCCTCAGCGCACAAGGGCCTGGCCCCCGTCGTCGTCATGCCGGACGTCACCGGACCCGACGACACGGAGAACATGTGCATGGACACGCGCATCGCCAAGGCCGGCACATACCTGTCGAAGGACATCCCGGAGTGGACGCGCTCGACCCTCGCGGTGGACGCGAACCCCCAGCGCTGGGCCATCGCGGGCTTCTCCTTCGGCGGCACGTGCGCCCTCCAGATGGCCACGGCTCACCCGCAGCAGTTCCCGTCCGCGATCGTCATGAGCGGCGAGAAGGAGCCGGGCATCTACGCGGATCGCAACAAGACCATCGCGGAGGCGTTCGGCGGGGACGCCGCGGCCTTCGACGCACAGACGCCCCTGACGCTCCTGCGCAAGAACCGGTACCCGAACTCTGCGGTCTACTTCGCCGCGGGGGCCGCGGACGCCACCTACACGGGCTACATGAACGCCACGGCCTCCGCCGCCAAAGCCGCCGGCATGAAGGTGGAGATGCACTCCGTGCCCGGCGTGGGCCACGCGTGGAAGGTGCCCAACGCCGTCCTGCCCAAGGCCCTGGAGTGGCTGAGCGAGCGGCTCGGCCTCGTCGAGCCCCGCCGGTGA
- a CDS encoding ROK family transcriptional regulator: MTRPPLTPRAPGSQSALRARNRQRLREILADGPATQAQLSRSTGLSPATVSNIVAEMVDAGAATREATTSSGRRAWQVSLTASREVAVGVDIGRRHVRLVAATAARQLLGERFVPLPVGHTAQRTLAVAVEEYRALLEEIGRRNEDVIGVGVGIPGPIDQRSHTVIEGAILPEWVGIDLLPGLERAFNRPVRIGNDANLGALGEAHFGDHREVSNLVYIKVGTGIGAGIVVGGSLLAGALGVSGEIGHMGLQSSDVVCRCGNRGCLETVASTKSLLDNLRLAGRDVSTSEDIPRLAQSGDLAAIRFLEDAGRAIGEASGHLANILGPELIVVGGPLACLEAEFIAPLEASMRRHSVPLIRETVRVLPSSRGDLTEALGAVALILTDAE; the protein is encoded by the coding sequence GTGACACGACCTCCCCTGACGCCGCGCGCCCCCGGATCCCAGAGTGCACTCCGCGCCCGCAACCGCCAGCGCCTGCGCGAGATCCTCGCCGACGGCCCGGCCACGCAGGCCCAGCTCTCCCGGTCCACGGGCCTGTCTCCGGCCACGGTGAGCAATATCGTCGCGGAGATGGTCGACGCCGGCGCAGCCACTCGCGAGGCGACGACGAGTTCCGGCCGGAGGGCCTGGCAGGTCTCTCTCACCGCGAGCCGCGAGGTGGCCGTCGGCGTGGACATTGGCCGCCGGCACGTCCGCCTCGTGGCGGCCACGGCGGCGAGGCAGCTCCTCGGGGAGCGCTTCGTCCCGCTGCCCGTGGGCCACACAGCCCAGCGCACCCTGGCCGTGGCGGTCGAGGAGTATCGGGCACTGCTGGAGGAGATCGGGCGGCGGAACGAGGATGTCATCGGGGTGGGGGTCGGCATTCCGGGCCCCATCGACCAGCGGTCCCACACCGTGATCGAGGGCGCCATCCTGCCGGAGTGGGTGGGGATCGACCTGCTCCCCGGCTTGGAGCGGGCCTTCAATCGGCCGGTGCGGATCGGCAACGACGCCAACCTGGGCGCCCTCGGCGAGGCCCACTTCGGCGACCACCGTGAGGTCTCCAACCTCGTGTACATCAAGGTGGGAACGGGCATCGGCGCGGGGATCGTCGTGGGCGGCTCCCTGCTGGCGGGCGCGCTCGGCGTGAGCGGGGAGATCGGGCACATGGGCCTGCAGTCCTCGGACGTCGTGTGCCGCTGCGGAAACCGCGGCTGCCTCGAGACCGTGGCCTCGACGAAGTCGCTGCTCGACAACCTGCGCCTCGCCGGCCGGGACGTGTCCACGAGCGAGGACATTCCGCGCCTGGCCCAGTCCGGGGACCTCGCCGCCATCCGCTTCCTCGAGGACGCCGGGCGCGCGATCGGCGAGGCGAGCGGCCACCTCGCCAACATTCTCGGCCCCGAGCTCATCGTCGTGGGCGGCCCTCTCGCGTGCCTCGAGGCGGAGTTCATTGCCCCGCTGGAGGCGTCGATGCGCCGGCACAGCGTCCCGCTCATCCGCGAAACGGTGCGAGTCCTCCCCTCCTCGCGGGGAGACCTCACCGAGGCGCTGGGCGCCGTCGCGCTCATTCTCACGGACGCGGAATAG